tcaggtCAGGTCAGTGCCTGAAAATGTACCAACTTCCCAGTTCTGGAATtttgtcctgatttctctccaCAGACTTTTTCATCAAAATGGGTCTGATTACCTGTgaggacttgtctttctctgctcatCTCTGCAGAGTGCGTTCTTTTCCACCACCTTTCTACAGTTCACCTGCTTTATTCACACCTCTCTGAAGAGGGAGTTAGCCCTAGTTTGGGGAATATTTCTGGCCAGGTGTTTAACTTTCCTACTGAGAGGAGGCATCTGTCTACTCAAGAATGTGCCATCTAGTCACAGGAACTTCCTGACAGACGTGGTAGCCAATACACAGACTGATTGAGCATAGATTTCAGTGAGTCATAAATGGTACAGGGGGCAGCAATTTGTGACATCTCTCCTTGGTCAGGTTTCTTTCCTTAGTTCATACTTATCTTGGATGTGGTACTAATTTTCAGCAGGCAGTTTTACACCTGAAGAGATTCAGGTTCTATTATATTAACATAAAACTAGACTTTAAAGAGTAAGAGGAACAAGAGGGAGCCCTACCCAAAGGTTTGAAACAGAGAAGGTTTGCACCTGAAGAGCAGCGGCCCACCTGTCCTCGTCgtcacctccttccttcctgggtTTGTGTTAGATGCTGGTTCTGCTCATTTCTGTGCAgaatcccctttcctttcttAGATTGGTAGAGGATGGGAAGAAGCAGGCAGAACTTTGGGGGGGGGGGCCTCAGATAACAGTAAAATCGTATTTGCAGAATGCTAGTTGGCTATAGAGGCTACATTCTCAAAATTTTTCTAAACATGATCTCCTCCTAGAGAAGTACGTGGCTGCCTGGTCTGGCAGATCTTTGTAGCATGCTTATTAGAGGATCTGGCTAAGCCGGGTAGGTAAGAGGCTTTGACAACTTCCCTGACTCTGACTCAACTTTACTCCCTTTATAGGAAGATTTGGTGCAGGGAGGCCCAAGGTAATGAGCCAGCGACATGGAGACAGAATCCACAGGCTAGATATTTTTAAGAAGGGGAATTACATTTGCTGGATTTATAGAAAGTCCTAAGTATGTCTGTGAAGTCACCTGGGAAGATGAcagaaaggttttctttttctcaggacAACCCCAGCGATGTGGGGAGGCCTGGGGCTTGCCCTGGCCCTCTGTCTCCTCCCGGGGGGAGGAACGGGGAGCCAGGGGCAGAGCTCCCTCTGTAAGCAGCCCCCAGCCTGGACCGTGAGGGGCCAAGATCCGATGCTGAACTCGGTTGGGTCAGTGACTGTGGTCGCTCTTCTTCAGGCCAGCTGACACCTGTGCATTCTGCAGGCTTCCAGGTAAGACTATCCTTCTGAGGTCTAGGATCTCTTAAGGGAAAAGTCATCAGACATACACATAAcacctaaaataaaaatggaaaagatgtaTTTATTAAATTCCATTTTTGGAAAAACTATCCATATTAGCATAGAACATGTTAAAAGAAGGACTAGGAGGATATACACCAAAATGTTTACAGTGGTTTTCTTgagattttggaatttttttctactttctgtgGATCTGTATTTTATAATGTCTTACTAAATATGTATGGGTTGTGTAACAAAAGCATTCTAAAGGGTACTCCTGAAAACAGATCAGTCATTCAATATAAGAAACAAAGATGAGTGTTTTGCCAGAGTAGAATGAAACCTCGATTTGCCACCAAAGGTCTTGGGTCACTTAACAAATTTATGTTTATGTACAAAATTTATGTGTATGTGCAAGATGGCTTAAAAAATATACACTTCATAGGATAAATTTGAGGAATAAATATGCTGATGTTTGTCTAAGTACTTAAGGTTTTACTGAGCACAAGTGCTcagtgaataatttaaaaaatgaaagtttagTTTTTTACAGTAATATGAAGAAGTATGAGTAAGTAGAAAAATTATATGAGTTTCATGTAAAAAATAGATATAGGAAGAGAAGTTACTAATAAAATTAGAGATTAttccttttcttgtattttccccaaatattttAGATTGGAAGACCTGCGAgtaaaattggagaaagaaggaTATTCTAACATCTCCTATGTTGTTGTTAATCATCAAGGAATCTCTTCTCGATTAAAATACATACATCTTAAAGATAAGGTTTCAGAGAATATTTCTGTTTACCAACAAGAAGAAAGCCAAACAGATGTCTGGACTCTTTTAAATGGACAGAAAGATGACTTCCTCATATATGACAGGTGTGTCCACCTAtgactcatacacacacacatgcacacaccaaaGTAAAAGATACCTTCTTTGTATTTAATAGTAAATGGTTTAAAATAAgacatctgtttttgttttattaccaAATATTCAGTTTCAAAGTGAGCCCAttaaaatatttggttttaatattttgaagtgaCTTTCACAAAAAAGAATTTACCATTCCAGAAGGGAAGTAAGGAAAATTGACTATACTTCCCCCCACTACAAATTGGCATTctgataaaatgaaaagaaggatCAATTTGTTTATCACATACAATTCTAACTTTCAGACCACTTGATTATCTCTAAAGTAATTAATATGTTAAGGTACACACCTGAATTTCTGAATGGTAAAGTGTGTTAATCATTTAGGTATGATCTGCATCAATCTGCTTCTGATTCTGTGAATAAATAAGGCATTTGTATACTGCAGGGACCTTCATGCATACAGTACTATTTGCTATTACCAGCATCTCCAGttgatgttgttttcttttggttcttCAGGGATGGTGGGCCAGACTCTACCTTGGCCTAAGCCCTACTTGGTCTTActctacatatttttaatattacacATCATTCTTTCAGGACTTCAAACTTCTAATACAGTCAGGCGCAAAGTATTATATTGATATTTGATATTCACATAAAATTGAAAACCTTTGGTAAAATGTGGCAAGAAGAACATTTCAATTCCACCATTTCCAAGTATACCAAGTGTTGTAATTCCTGAATTATTTCCTGTGCTGAAATGTTTTTTGcatcagatatatttttaaatgaatgggtACTGGCCAAACTCAAGGATCTTTTTGTTATGCTGTGATTTCTTGTTGTGCAGACTTTGTGCTGCTTTAATACTTACGAAAAGTTTGTGTGATTTGCAGAGCCCAATTTAGGGTCAGTGGTTTGGGTGTTGGTAGAATTTATAAGTCAGTTACAAAGTTTTATTTGATCAAGTCACATGATTATGTGACACAGTTTGATATTATTTATAGTGACATATCTAAAAAATTTCAGAAAGCTAGTATTAGACTCACTGAAGTCTTGCCATGACCTGAGCTGGTATACAGAGCCAGCAAGCTCACCTGAGACCCCATTGAAGGAAATACACTGAAGGTATGAAAGGGTTGTAAGTTATAAAACCATTCAACCTGTAATACCTATCCCAGACCATGCTTGAGCAGGATCATGACACAGAAAATATTGTAGTAACATtgtatttgccttttatttttagatgCGGCCGTCTTGTGTATCAACTTAGTTTGCCTTACTCCTTCCTAGTCTTCCCATATGTGGAAGAAGCCATTAAGATTGCTTACTGCGAAAAGAAATGTGGAAACTGCTCTCTCAtggtatttttctaaattatttttactggGAGAAAAGAGGAAATCTTTTTAGAGCTATAATAATGTTAGTATTATGGCCAATTAGCTAATCATTGTTTCTGCTGGTGTACTAAACtacaaaagtaatttttataatcACAGACACTTActgttatataacatatattttaaaatatcttttcaagctccatattgcttttatttagaaggaatttagaaaataaatattaacatagaTCACATATTTTAATTACCACCAAATGGTGTTGCATGTGTATAAGAGCTCAAAGAATTCACCAGTATAAAATAACATTACTGTAATATTTTGAATGTGTTCACCTAAGAGCATAGTGAGAGCAACACTTATCCATGGCCTTACCTGAAATGGAACTGGGGTCCAGATAACTATGTAAAATATTGTATGTGATATCAAGGAAGCCAGACTGTCAGCCTTTCTGTGAAGCCCTTACACTGTCTGCCCATTCTGCCTCTGGAATTGCATTTATTTCATAATGGATTTAGTGATATTTCTTAACAATCATGAGATATTCCTTATTATGAGAaggactatttaaaaatattgtttataaaGAAGACAATCAAGGAATTGATTTTAATGTATTGTCTTCTCCCCATCCCGCCATattgagaaggaaaataattctaaatagtGTCTCCTTGATAGGGCAAATTGGCAAAATTTGAATTcaggtttaaaaataattgttttatttgtaaactGTACTTCCTTCAGACTTTCTCTAGCTCTAAGAACAGCCTCTCAGATTTTAATGAATTGCTTAATTTAGTTGGTGAGCTCAACAGGTTAATTGTTCTAGTTATgtcattttacacattttaatctCCATAATAACCCTATAAGGCTTATTTACTGCTTTTAAAGATGTAAACACTAAGACAATGCAAGCAAAGTATATATAACTTATACTGTTTAATAAATGCTGCATTAATTCCTCATATTTTGggattatttcagtattttgcaTGTTTGCAAATGCCTAATAGTTATAAATATACCCAACTATTTTGAAACAAAGGCAGAAACAATTCCTATAACATGCTTAAAAGTTATGAAGCATCTGTAAGTATAGAAATAATATACCATACCTATTGGAATTGCCAAATCAAAGTGgagtttttctatttcattgtatCCTAGATGCCATCAATTATGACACATTATTTTATgtcctatttaaaaaatgctgttaaAGTAAGACACATGGCTATAGCCCCATCAATAGTAGGAtgcattctgatttttaaagatattaaaatgtgaaaaaaaaacactataaaataaaaaatacagtaattagTTTTGAAATCAACTTGACTATTGCTATGGTTACTTGTATTTGTTTAATCTTTGAACATTTAGAACATTACACAGTATATGTTAAACATTTatcaactttaatttttaaatcaaattctaTTAAGCTCTCAAAAgcaattcagaaatgagaaaaaaatgtaccaCTAGCTAGTACATTTTACTATGCTAAAATCCATTGGAATTTATAACCATTCAAATTACCAAAGCACTTAGTTTTGCAAGCCTTTGGGCTCTCAAGatacttttgaaatttaaattacaaatagCTTTAAACTGGGGTTTAATATTGTGTTGTTTTATATCTATAAGCTTTGAACCTATGATTTGTGGgcacagaaaaagataaagacTTTCAGCAAATTAAAGGCCTAGATTCATGCAGAATAGAATATTATGTTCAATGGTAAATGGGCAGTCATTTGTTACTTTCAGCTGACAGCACTATGGTGGACACATTAACAAAGTTTGGTGAAGTTCAAAACATTTCCTGGCATAGCTGAGATAAGAACTATTGATTTTTGAGCAAAGTTTATTGGCATTTTTGAATTATCAGAGAGATATTAGTTTGTTTTGGAATATAACATTAGATTGGATGCACTGTTGATGCAGGTGCATAAGGTTCCATTTAGGTCAActgattttagaattatttgtttgaCTTTACTGTAATCAATCTAAGCTCTTTTAATCAGTTTATTCAATTTTGCTTCTGCAGATATCAATACAGTGGTTTGGCTTTCTTTTTAAGCCTTATGTATATTTCATATTCTTCTTCagaattcttaaaacttttagaaatgcTCATTTTATGAAAAGGAAAGTTTGAATTCTGCTATTGACTTAACCTGTATAGACAGACATTTAGGTGAACTATTGAACTTCAATTGTATTACACCTtactttatctatttttaaaacattcatgtTAATTCATTTGTAAGATGCTTAAGGATTTTTTGGTTAAATGCAAACTTTTCacaagaaatatttcataatggGTATGGCTAGGAACCAAATTTCAATAATCATAAGTCTAACTATTGAGACTGACATCAACTTTTCTCGTTAATACGATGCTAGAAAAACAAAGCCAGTTCAGTCCTAATTATCAAGCTTCATATGTGTTAGCTCTTCAGATCATTTTTCATGCATTCCTGCTAATCCTATAAACTTGTTGATAAAGTGATTCACAAATTTGTTCCAGACACCAGAGGATGAAGACTTCTGTAAGAATGTATCTTCGGCTACTGTGGAACAGACCACCGAGGCCCTGCAGCCACCTCATCATCACTGGCATGGTCATGTGCATGGGCATCAGCATCTTGAAAGTGGTCAGCTTTCAGAGAATCAGCAACCAGAGGCACCAGATGCTCCTGTGCACCCCCCGCCTCCAGGCCTTCATCACCACCATAAGCACAAGGGCCACCAAAGACAGGGTCACCCAGAGAACTGAGATATGCCAGCAGGAAGTGAAAGTTTACAACTTCCTGTTCCACGAAAAAAGCTCTGACGAAAGGGTTGTATAAACCAATTACTCTGCAAGTTGCCCCAAAATTCAGAGTTGGCCCCTAGCAGCTGATGCTGACACTGTCGACACCTGGTATTTGAAAAAACAGGGTCTGCAATCACCTGACAGTGTAAAGAAAACCTCCCCTCTTTATGTAGCTGACAGGGACTTTGGGTACAGGAGAACGTCATTGAATCTTGACAGTGACGTTTGCCTGCAGCTGCCTGACAGGCAAGTCAGCAGCTAAAGCCCACAGAAGCCAGCACCAATTGAAGCTGAAAAAATAAGGCAGAAATGTGAAAGTGACCTtcaaactaaatatttaaaataggatAAATTCCCCAAGTCAGTCTAGACAATTTCTACCAGTTTTACAAGCTACCTATTTAATAGTGATCCAAAAACAGAAATTGGATTTGTGCAAAGAAATCTATTATACTaacttccaaattttaaaattttagtcaaAGAAATTTTCACCCAAACCATATTTTTATTACAGGGCAACTGAAAGGTGATTGAAGCATTTGgttaatatgtttttctttttctttttccagctttctACTTGCATTAAtgagaacagaaacagaaactatGACCTAGGGGTTTCTGTTGGATAGTTAGCAATttagaaaggaggaagaacaacaaaagcatgttttccatttttttatttctcaaaacgATATTAGTCTTTTTAATCTTATATGTTTAACTGATTAAACTTTGAAGCAATTCTACTTTTTAAGATCCAGAAATACTTACACATGAATATTTTGCCATGacattttaaatatccatttttaCTCTTAAGATCCATATCTTGATTTTTGCTATCACATATCAATGGAACCTttatatcttgttttctttatctaGCATTGTATTGAATCTTTAAAATTTGAGACTGCCTGTCTTGAAAGCAGTAagggaaaagataaaagaatgctGACTATCTCTTGATTGCTTAGTAAGTATTTCCATAGTCAATGATGGTTCAATAGGTAAACTAAGTCCTAGAAACCTGAATTCTTTTATGGTAAATACTGTTAAGCAAGAATGCAGTACACAGTTGGCCAAAGTgtggatttctttaaataaactcaattaaaaatgtttaaagctgtttctttttcccattgttaTTTAGGCAGTATATTTTATTGACAATAGAAGTTGATTTTTTAGAAAttcacttttaaagaaaattctgcttttaaagaaattaaacagcAGTGGGTGAATATACTGCTATACTCAAAACCGTCTACGCTTATGGTGAGGATCTTTGCCAACAGAGATGCGTTGCTCTAAGTCACGAATGGTATTACGAAGAACTGTAATCTCCTTGTCCTTTTCTTCTCGAAGATGCTGAAGCTTCTAAACGAAGGAGATAAAAGTTTGTTATTGCAATTCAAAAATACTGAGATTAAGTACAAGGAAGAAcaagacaacaacaaaaactatACTTCTGGTTTAAGCAGGTTTTAAAAAAGACAGCTTATTTTGAAaggtttctaattttatttttgtgggaTTTAACATAGTAAAACTAGTGTAAGAATACAAAAACATACATTAGCActgttttttttggtttgttccTTTCTCCCTATCAGCCTGAAGGTATAAGCCATACAAAGGAGGAGTTAGTTGTTGAGGAGAAGTTCATTAAAATCACCTTCAAAATAAAGGTAGTTTTATTGGAACCAAACTGAGGACACAGGCTCGGGAAGATCTCACTCCTACAGGTAGAGTAGGAGATAGGCTCCAAAGGGTCCAAACCATACAAAGGTTTTATATCTTTAGGAGACAGGCAGGagaagacaaaacttcaaagcagGTACACTTCATTTACATAGACATGATGCAGAGGAAAGAGTGGGGGCGGGGCTGACAATACATCCTTGCACAGAAGGATATTAAGCGGGAGGGCAAACATTCTTGCTTACCTTTCTGCAGGAATGCAGATGCCAACTGTTTAGCTTTTAAGTTAATTAACAGATGGTATGTAGTTTGAAAATTTAAGTTTTCATGGGTGGCCATTTTGAGACCCCCAGAATTAATGAAGCCTTAGAAATCTTATTTCTAAATAAGTcagtcttatttaaaaatacactgtggaATTCCTTGGATGGTCCAAAGAGTCAGAAGACTTCCCTAGTGTTTTAATTTACTACTGAGATTTACAAGTTTAAATTGGAAGTGGAGATTATCCAAAATCTAGTACCTTTCtgcttttgtaatatattttaagaaaaactgtTAGGTATATTGTTAGTAAATATTAGATAACTGTTATAGAAATTtactaagaaaattaattaagcAACAGCCATGGAAAAAACACATACCCTTCTGTAGATACTCTGCGGCGAAACAGTAGAATCTGGATatgattttgatttattttgaattcttgctAGTTTGGTATCAAActgaaagtttaaaaagaaagttacTGAGAACATTTTAGTTCAGCATATAGAAATAATTGTTTCTATAAATATAAGTACAATCTATTATATATTTTGACATATAATCTGTAACTTAAGTCATTCTCTGTATAACAGATAGAGAAgtctttcttaaagaaaaaatttttaagaaagagcAAAGAACACCCAAATAAGATTGACTCTGGCTGCAAGttgaaattattgttttaaagaaaCTCTAAAAGTATGGTCTAGTACAGTTTGTGGGGAGATTTTCAGAAGTACCAAGTATATTGTTAGTAAATATTAGGTAACTCTAGAGCACTACTTTAGAGATTCTGGGATGGGGTCAGCAttatctttttctcattattaagTGACTCTATCATGCAGGGTGAAGGATCTAGTTAACCAGTGCTGAGGATCTAGTCCTTTAAagatagttaaaaatatttttatgttattatgaGTGTGCTTTTGTAAGGAAAATGTAGTATGATCAACAGTCATGGGAGAAAAACTCATATACTCTTCTGTAGAAACTTTGAGACTGAGTAGTAGAATTTGGATATGGTTTTATTGACTTAATTTGAACTCATGCTGGTTTGACATTAAACagaatccagttaaaaaaattcTCATAGGCCATACTAATAGATTATATTTTGTGCATAATCTTCCATTATAATTCTTCACTTTCAGGTTGAGTTTAGTGTAGCCTCTCTGTGGATGTGGCACAAACTCCCTGAGATTGTGTCCTAGTTTGGGGAGAGAAATGGATAGTTTCAATGAAGACAAATAGCAAAGAGTTCTGTGTATCAGTCAAACAACAGAGTTGGGCTGGACCAGTGACAGGGCAGAATGGCAAACAAAATGCACACTACCAATCAGTAGATTAGAAGCCGAAGGTAGATCCCGAATCACAGCCTGTTGTGTCTCAGCCGGCCATCCAGCCCTCTCTGTGGCTCTCGTGTGTGCATCTGACCACATGGCGGGAGCTGCAAAGAGCCTCTCAAATAATGCTGGTCCCCTTTTGTTCAATGATTGTATAGTCTGCAACACTGTACCTCAGCAGACACTCCAGGGACACCAAATATTCAGAAATGTGAATATTAAGCTATCTGAATTAAGCCAGTGAATTCTGACAACATAAGGTAAGTGGGAGTCAGGCTGGGGGAAAGCAATGGAAGAGTGATGGAAAGTGAGATTGgtagaagccagaaaaaaaaattaaaggacaaATATACTGTCAAAATATCAGTATCTCTGAGATTCCAACATTTGTTCTACAACCTGCTGAAAGGACTTTAGAGCCAAGAACTGGAACATCAGCCTTTGAGATACCCTATTTGCAGACttgttaaaaaattttcaaatatctgCTTTGACTGCCCCTATGATATGTATTTTACACACTTTTATTAGGGagaagtttgtcttttttttttaatctcaaataaaacaaaaggaatttcTAGTTGGTTCACCATGTTCATAATTTCTGCTGAGGAGAGAGAAATGTTATGGCTCATAAACACTCCCCACTGCTGGAAGGGGAGTCCTATGAAGCTGCTGAGACTCAGCTACAAATGTAGGTAATCTTCAGTCATCTGTTCCCTATTTCAGGGGAAACAGTACCCGTACTAGAAACTAGGTCCTTTTGAATGGCTGAAGAGTCCCACCTTCAGGCTAAGTGCTGCAAGTAGTTGAGTGGGGACTTGAGAAATGCAGGGGACAGAGAATGAGCAGTTGGGAAGACCTCTTGACAGAATTTTTTCTACTGGAATTTTTCTCACTGTGATAAAAGATAATCTAAATATGGTCTAGACTAAGAGATGCAGCCTCAAATTTAACAGACCCTTAAACACTTGCCTCTAGCTGTAGTctgattatttcattttgctttgcctTTTCTTGAGTTCTTAACTTTGCATTTAACTCGGAAATTTccacttcttttttctctatcagttctttatgcttttcttcatttactacaactgaataaaataaataagaggaaTTCATCTTAACACTTCAAAAATCTTACAAGCTTACATTTCTTTAGCATTTTAAACAATCCATAAGtaaatttcattaataaaaatataatttttaaaacctgtttatgtGCAGGGTAGCTTCTATATATTTTTGACAAGCTTTTGCAAAATGTTTGAAACACACAAGTCACCCATCAAACACTTGAGAATGAATAAACCAATTTGCAATCTTAAACAtcaatgctatatatatatatatacatatttcaatgagagaaaataaataggagATTTGGTGATTAAAGAAGGACACAAAGTCTAGGTTGCTAAGTATAGATTAGATGGCTCCAAATTAATAGATGATTCTAGAATTACATCAAGCCCCTACTATACTCTATTCCATTTGATTGTGCTTCTTTTATTCCCATCATGTCTCTATACTTCAGCAGATTTCCTCTTTCCCAAATTTCTTACCCCTATTAATTCCTATTAACGGGATCCTCAAGGAAATCTTTGATtttagggagagaagaaagagtcaATTAGTCCACAAGCCCCACAAATAAGGGGCTTCCACCCATGAGTAATTCACTACTTACTTGATTTTATGCCTCTTTTCTCCTCATTTGGATTGTGTCTAGGTTCTCTCTTAGCAGTTTCTACCACCTACATACTGTTGTCAGGCTAGTCTTTCTAAAGCAAACCTCTAAGTATGGCCATCACCTTCTCAAAAACCTTTAATCTCTTCTATTTCCTTACCCTGACAATTTAAGGGGTCAAAACATTCAGCCCCAGCCACAGACTTTGGTCTTTCCCTTGCTGAATCTTTTCGTAAAACACaaggaaaaggcaagaaatggACTACTATTCCCTAGCTTGTTCTATGTCTCCTTCTCTGTGtcttggcttttgttttctttctgccaGGAGGCTCTTGTTCCCATCTTCACGGATGAACCTTATCCATATTCAGGATTTAGATTATGGCCTAGTACTTAACAGTGTTGAAGGACagaagttaataatttttatgaagttcaatttagaattattttcctttgttgtctgtactttttctttctttccaagaaCTTGTGGTTAACTCAAAGTCATGAAGATATTCTTCTCTGCTTACTTTTAGCAGCTTTATAGATGTAGGCTTACATTCAGACCTATCATTCGTCTTGTTAATTTTTGCAAATAGTGTGCCTAAACATGGGCTCATACATTTAGGAAACCAGTTAACCCTCAACATAAGTTCATGAGACCTGctttaccaaagaaaaaaaatttcagtaatGAAATTATATTCAATATGCTGAGTATATAAATGTGAAAGttattaattatacattttttattaattttctaaggATATTAACTATTTCATATTAAATAATCTTAAGTGGAAACATCATGAATCCAATATGGAACTGTTGTAATTTATGTCATACAAATATATAGAAtggtacaaaattttaaaatgcatcaaGGCAATGTTCATTCACTAATACTGGAAATTACTGAAAAAAGTTTATATATGTACTTACATTATTTTATGAAGTCTTAGAATTCAGTAAACTAAGAATAAAAAGCTTACCTTTTTCCTGCATATCCTGGTAaagtttccttatttctttcttatatcccccctctttgattttcatttcagtcATGAGTTTGGCAATATTATTCTTATATTCctaaagattaaaatatatacttattcCTCGATTTAAATATGTGTATAGAGATTTTGATTAATTAGAAAGGTGAAATTCTCCaagtttatattaatttttgatATGTAATCATACCTAGAGGGGAAAGATATTGTTCATTGTTTGACTAATTAGCTCTGAAAAGGACCTATTTCTGGTCCCAGGAGAGATCATCTAGAGACAGTATCTTTGTTTTCTGAATACTCATCACCAGTGTTTAGCATAGATCTCAGAGTATTTTAATTGTGTGAGTAAATGATAAGATAGCATTAAAATATGTCCAATAAAAGCCAAAACTATACTTTAGAGCCAACAGTAGGTACTGTTTGATAGCCAGCAAGCTTAACCTAAGGAAGGATGAATCCCTTTGATGTGGGCTGAAGTactgtttctaaaaatttatataaacacCCCTAATACCTAGAAGAAAGTTAAGCATTACCCATGGTAAGGATTAGCTTTATAAGGAGGAGGCTAAAGAAAGATGGGTTTGGAATTTGAGAAGTGTTCAACAGGTGCTTGGGATTAGTTTCTTAGGTTATTGATGCATAGACACTGTTTATTATGCTAATACGGAGACACTGAGAGAGGTGTTGGAAGAGAAAGCCTCTAAGATAAAAATTTACAAACTTCCCAGAGGTATGTTCctacaaaaagaaaacacttgCAGGCCTAAGATAGAGGCAGAAGAataggaaagcaggaagaataaaAGGGAAGTAGGACAGTAAGAAAGAGACAGTAATGAAGGCAAGAGATCAAGGAAAGCCTCTAAATATAAAAGCTGAGACTTGGTGTTTACTCATTGTTGTATTCCCAACTCCTAGTGTTTATCTCTTGATTTATACTTGAATGAATTAGAGTGCCAATAAGAATTATTTATATTAGAGTTCTTAGCATAGACCGAGGATATAGGCTTTTGATGATCCACTGGCTTTCTGACACTGTATGAAAATTATACActagcatatgtgtgtgtactgTTGAGCATTTTTCTGAGAGGGCTCACAGTTTTTAATAGATACTCGGTAGTGTTGAGGAGGAAAACAAAGGTCAAGATTCACTGGTTTGGATATAGTCTGAATTCCTACTGATACTATTTATGTGCAAGGCAACAGCCTGGGGCC
This genomic interval from Manis javanica isolate MJ-LG chromosome 1, MJ_LKY, whole genome shotgun sequence contains the following:
- the SELENOP gene encoding selenoprotein P, whose translation is MWGGLGLALALCLLPGGGTGSQGQSSLCKQPPAWTVRGQDPMLNSVGSVTVVALLQASUHLCILQASRLEDLRVKLEKEGYSNISYVVVNHQGISSRLKYIHLKDKVSENISVYQQEESQTDVWTLLNGQKDDFLIYDRCGRLVYQLSLPYSFLVFPYVEEAIKIAYCEKKCGNCSLMTPEDEDFCKNVSSATVEQTTEALQPPHHHWHGHVHGHQHLESGQLSENQQPEAPDAPVHPPPPGLHHHHKHKGHQRQGHPENUDMPAGSESLQLPVPRKKLURKGCINQLLCKLPQNSELAPSSUCUHCRHLVFEKTGSAITUQCKENLPSLCSUQGLWVQENVIESUQURLPAAAUQASQQLKPTEASTNUSUKNKAEMUKUPSN
- the CCDC152 gene encoding coiled-coil domain-containing protein 152 — encoded protein: MSLCSQGCMKKMSSVNLDKLINDFSHIEKKMIETSGKNSVLDMHLEKTNNLLKVMQTKEISIKEECATLNSMIKGLQQTIEYQHNLKGENEQLKRNADVMKEKLKSYEQEYKNNIAKLMTEMKIKEGGYKKEIRKLYQDMQEKVVVNEEKHKELIEKKEVEISELNAKLRTQEKAKQNEIIRLQLEFDTKLARIQNKSKSYPDSTVSPQSIYRRKLQHLREEKDKEITVLRNTIRDLEQRISVGKDPHHKRRRF